The Microvirgula aerodenitrificans DSM 15089 genome has a segment encoding these proteins:
- a CDS encoding heme biosynthesis HemY N-terminal domain-containing protein encodes MKWVLWLVGLFAIAVGFALFAEVSKGYAILILPPYRVELSLNLMVVLLLAAVIATYLILRALSIALSLPERVKRFQRQKKLDAARHALRDATLSLFEGRYQKAEREAIKSVDNESDAQNRAIALLVAARAAHAVKDAGKRDSYLVRLENEGEAAELARCVSAAEFLLEDKQYVAARAVIDRARQLSPNLTAALRLELRLSLAQGAPDAVLALTEKLLKAEAISPEQARRYRLAAWRQQMGGLIDAEELKRWWSKIPAQERENDELRIAAAQHAHELGDTPMAVDFLTRRLDASYSSELAGELGRYVADLDDEGRLALAKRAEKWLETERRDPRLLLTLGRLAVAQKLWGKAQGYLEASATLDPALATHAELAKLFKRLDRDEEARRHFDECVRLALAQAG; translated from the coding sequence ATGAAGTGGGTGTTGTGGCTGGTCGGCCTGTTTGCCATCGCTGTCGGCTTTGCGCTGTTCGCTGAAGTCAGTAAGGGTTACGCGATCCTGATCCTGCCGCCGTACCGGGTGGAGCTGTCGCTGAACCTGATGGTGGTCCTGCTGCTGGCGGCAGTGATCGCAACCTACCTGATCCTGCGTGCGCTGAGCATTGCGCTGTCGCTGCCGGAACGGGTCAAGCGCTTCCAGCGCCAGAAAAAACTCGACGCGGCGCGCCACGCGCTGCGCGATGCGACGCTGTCGCTGTTCGAAGGCCGCTACCAGAAGGCCGAACGCGAGGCGATCAAGTCGGTCGACAACGAGAGCGACGCGCAGAATCGCGCCATTGCCCTGCTGGTCGCGGCCCGTGCCGCCCATGCGGTCAAGGATGCCGGCAAGCGCGACAGCTACCTGGTCCGGCTGGAGAACGAGGGCGAGGCGGCCGAACTGGCCCGCTGCGTCAGCGCCGCCGAATTTCTGCTGGAGGACAAGCAGTACGTCGCGGCTCGCGCCGTCATCGACCGCGCGCGCCAGCTGTCGCCGAACCTGACCGCCGCATTGCGGCTCGAACTGCGGCTGAGCCTGGCCCAGGGCGCGCCGGATGCCGTGCTGGCCCTGACCGAGAAACTGCTGAAGGCCGAGGCCATCAGCCCGGAACAGGCACGCCGCTACCGGCTGGCCGCCTGGCGCCAGCAGATGGGTGGCCTGATCGACGCCGAGGAACTCAAGCGCTGGTGGAGCAAGATTCCGGCGCAGGAGCGCGAGAATGACGAGTTGCGCATCGCCGCCGCCCAGCACGCGCATGAACTCGGCGACACGCCGATGGCGGTCGATTTCCTGACCCGGCGCCTGGATGCCAGCTATTCCAGCGAACTGGCCGGGGAACTGGGCCGCTACGTTGCCGACCTCGACGACGAGGGCCGTCTGGCGCTGGCCAAGCGGGCAGAAAAGTGGCTGGAAACCGAACGCCGCGATCCGCGCCTGCTGCTGACGCTGGGCCGGCTGGCCGTCGCCCAGAAGCTCTGGGGCAAGGCACAGGGCTATCTGGAAGCCAGCGCCACGCTGGACCCGGCTCTGGCGACGCATGCCGAACTGGCCAAGCTGTTCAAGCGCCTCGACCGCGATGAAGAGGCCCGTCGCCACTTCGACGAATGCGTGCGACTGGCACTGGCACAAGCCGGCTGA
- a CDS encoding GNAT family N-acetyltransferase, whose translation MHKFKITFEKNGLKSRELAAVLESAGFGSAEKYLGVAEFSRKFFPPGTVGVFAFDAESQKLVGFARAFTDEIFTTYISEVCVCPRYQKRGIGTDLVKELKQRFSQTAIFAEAFEGNTSIFNSNHIVQKEKLVVCSRAPCMTA comes from the coding sequence ATGCATAAATTCAAAATCACTTTTGAAAAAAATGGTCTGAAAAGCAGAGAGCTTGCAGCCGTGCTCGAAAGTGCAGGATTTGGCTCTGCTGAGAAATACTTGGGCGTGGCAGAATTTTCCAGGAAATTTTTTCCACCTGGCACCGTTGGTGTTTTTGCTTTTGATGCAGAAAGTCAAAAGCTTGTCGGATTTGCTCGCGCATTTACTGATGAAATTTTCACTACATACATCAGTGAGGTCTGCGTCTGCCCGCGCTACCAGAAAAGGGGAATCGGGACGGATCTGGTAAAAGAACTAAAACAGCGCTTCTCGCAGACTGCAATTTTTGCCGAGGCATTCGAAGGCAATACTTCAATATTCAACAGTAATCATATTGTACAGAAAGAAAAGCTGGTGGTTTGCAGCCGTGCGCCATGCATGACTGCTTGA